In the genome of Dioscorea cayenensis subsp. rotundata cultivar TDr96_F1 chromosome 1, TDr96_F1_v2_PseudoChromosome.rev07_lg8_w22 25.fasta, whole genome shotgun sequence, one region contains:
- the LOC120265639 gene encoding peptidyl-prolyl cis-trans isomerase FKBP18, chloroplastic produces the protein MAMASLHHLHRASLDPIFLSSAPLEAVTPPKLSKNQKPSHAASPMLRREALLVSAISFNLIALSSPIQARERRNRNTIPLEEFMTTSDGLKYYDVVEGKGPKAEKGSIVQVHFDCLYRGVTAVSSRESKLLAGNRIIAQPYEFTVGSPPGKERKREFVDNANGLYSAQAAPKPPKALYTITEGMKVGGKRTVIVPPDLGYGQNGLNEIPPGAPFELNVELLQVMSPATAK, from the exons ATGGCCATGGCTTCTCTTCACCATCTCCATAGAGCTTCTCTTGACCCCATTTTTCTCTCCTCTGCCCCATTAGAAGCGGTAACACCTCCAAAACTGTCAAAGAACCAAAAGCCTAGCCATGCAGCGTCTCCAATGTTGAGGAGAGAGGCACTGTTGGTCTCTGCTATATCTTTCAACCTGATAGCACTGTCATCTCCTATACAGGCCAGAGAGAGGAGGAACAGGAATACTATCCCTTTGGAGGAGTTCATGACTACCT CCGATGGACTAAAATACTATGATGTTGTTGAGGGTAAGGGTCCAAAAGCTGAAAAGGGTTCTATTGTTCAG GTGCATTTTGACTGCCTTTATCGTGGCGTTACTGCTGTATCAAGTCGTGAATCCAAACTTTTAGCTGGCAACCGCATCATTGCGCAG CCTTATGAGTTCACTGTTGGATCACCTCCGGGCAAAGAAAGGAAGCGAGAATTTGTAGATAATGCAAATGGGCTTTATTCAGCTCAAGCTGCACCAAAGCCACCGAAAGCTTTGTACACTATAACTGAAGGAatgaaagttggaggaaag AGAACTGTGATTGTTCCTCCGGACTTGGGTTACGGACAAAATGGCTTGAATGAAATTCCA CCTGGGGCTCCTTTTGAACTGAATGTGGAGCTCTTGCAAGTTATGTCACCAGCAACAGCAAAGTAA